The following DNA comes from Alienimonas californiensis.
TACGGGGCGGCGGCGGCGAGGTCCTCCCGACCGGCGGCGACCGCGGCGGCCTCCTCCCGCTTCAGGGTCACCACCGCTTCGAGGTGCGGACGGAACGCGGCGAAATCGGAGCGTTTCCGCGCCTCCGCCCAGTTCTGCTGGGCGAGCGTCGTCACTCGTGACAGTTCCTCCACCAACCGACGCGGCAGCGTGGTGCGGCGGTCGAAGTCCCGCCGGGCCTCCTGCACGCAGGCCGCCGCGGCGGAGTCCGCGGGGCGCACTTCCGCCTCGGCGGCGAGCAGCGCGTCGCGCAGCTCCGGGCCGGTCAGCCGGTCGTGCGTCAGACCGGCGAGCGCGGCGAGTTGGTCCGCCCGAAACTCCCCGCCGCGGGGGGGCAGATAAGTTTGCTCGTCCCAGGCCAGCACGTCGGCCGCGGTTTTCAGGGCCGCGGCCTCCCGCAGCACGGCGAGCAGATCGGCCAGTGGCCCTTCGGGGGGCGGGCCGTCGGGGCCGGGGGTGGGGGCGGTCATCAGGCGCAGCTCCGTCGGCGGGGGGACGCGGCCATCGTTCCGTGCGAGCCGGCGGGGCGAAAGTCAGCCCGGGGTCCCCGCCTCCCGCCCGCGGCCGAGATGGGCGTTGTCGGTTTGTCGACAGGGAATCGCGGGGTGTGTTGTCGATCTGTTCGATCCGCCGGACAGGATGCTGGTGAAAATGACACGGTCCCGCCTTGGGCGCCCGCGGGCGGTTCTGCCCGAACCGCTTGCGGCACAGAGGTTCGGGAGCGTACCCGCCGCGGCGGGCGCAGCGATTGCGTCACGGATTAATCGGACCGGCCGCTGGCCGTTCCGCCTTTCCGAACCCCCTGATGCGAGTCGCACGATGAAGACCTTCGTTCTTTCCACCGCCGCCGGCCTGCTGCTGGCCGCGGGCGCCTCCGCCCAGGGCCCCGCCAGCCACGACCATGTCGGGCACGACCACGCCGGACATGATCACGACGGGCACGATCATGCCGGTGATGAACGTCCCCGACTGATCGGGGCCGACTTCGCCGCGGACGATCACGCTGGGCACGAGCATGCGGGGCTGGTCGCGGACGAGCACGCCGGGCACCGGCACGGGCCGCACGGGGGGGAGGTCGATTCGTTCCCCGAGGTGCGGGTCGAAACGCTAATCGACCGCGACGGGCTGCGGTTCTGGCTGACGGACCCCGCCGGTCGCCCGCTGGCCTCGCGGGGACTCGGCGGCCAAGCAGTGATGCGGGTCGAAGGGGCGGAGAAACGCTACTCCTACGACCTCGCACCCCCGGCGGCCCCGACCGTGCGGGATCGGGAGGCGCCGGGCGTGCGCAGCGGCGAGGCGGACGCGGCGACGCTCGCGGTGCCGCTGGCGTTGTCCAAGGTTGCCGGGCGGCGGGTGGCCGTCGCGGTGCGGCTGACGGGCGTCTCCGGAACCGGGGCGGACGGGGTGATCGTGCGGCAGATCGCCCGCATCCCGGCCCCGTCAGGGTTGGAGGCCCCGGCGATTCAGACCCTGCGGCCGGTACGCTGAAGGAGGCGGCGAGGGCGGACCGACTTCGGCAGGCGTCCGGAGCGTGCGGGGGTCCGGTTTGCCCGGACGGCGCGGGGAGCGATGGGCCGGATCGGTGAAACAACAACGCCCCCCGCGTCCGGGGACGCGGGGGGCGAGGGCGAGAGCGGCGGCGTGCGCCGGCGCCGCACCGCGGTCGTGGCTGGACGCCGTGTCAGACGGCGTCGGCGGCGGGGATTTCGAAGCCCTTCCGCTGCGGGTCCTGGAGCAGCCGGTTGGCCTCCTCGGCCCGTTCGCCGGTGAAGCGTTCGGTGTCGGGGTCGAACTGCAGCATCGGGCCGACGGTGTACTGGGTATCGGCGTCGGCCAGCCCCACGCCGTCCCGCATGATCGCGTGCAGGCGTTCGAAGTGCTCCGTGGCGTCCGAGTTGGCGAACTCGATCTTCTCGACCGGGGCCGGCTCGCCCAGGCGGTAGGAGTTGTTCATCACGTGGCCCAGCACGCAGCCGTAGTGGGCTTCGAGGGCGTTGCCGTTGGCCATGTTCGGGTCGTTCGCCCGCACGGCCCGGATGAAGCTGCCCCAGTTGCCGCCGGGGGTGACGGCGCCGCGTTCGATCTTTAGCGGCTCCGCCTTGTCGCTGCCGGGGCGGTAGATCTTGTAGTTACCCTCGCCGACGATCCGGCTGCCGTCCTCTAGGTAGTACTCGTTATAGACTTGGTGCTCGTAGCCTTTGTAGTTCACGTTGCGAACGTCGAACATCACCATTTGGCCGTTGGGGTATTCGGCCACGGAGAACATGGTGTTGGGCGTTTCGCCCTGGTCGTCCCACTTGAAGCGCCCGCCGACGGCGGTGGTGCGGACCGGGTGGGTCTGATCCGGGTCGATCGCCCAGCGGGCGACGTCCAGCTGGTGGGTGCCCTGGTTGTTGAGGTCGCCGTTGCCGGTCTCCCAGAACCAGTGCCAGTCGTAGTGGACGAGGTTGTCGTGGTACTCGTCGATGACGGCCGGGCCCTGCCAGAGGTTCCAGTCGAGGTTCTTCGGCGGATTTTCCGGCTTGGCCGTGCCGATGCTGCCGCGGGGTTTACAGCAGTAGCCGTAGGCGATTTTGAGCCGGGGCAGCTTACCCGCGTGCAGGGCCTCGTGCAGGCCGGCGACGCCGGAATCGCTCCGCCGCTGGGTGCCGTGTTGGACGACCACGCCGTATTTCTTCTGCGCCTCCACGGCGACGCGGCCCTCCGCGATGTCGTGGCTCATTGGCTTTTCCACGTAAACGTGCTTGCCGGCCTGACAGGCCCAGATCGTGATCAGCGAGTGCCAGTGGTTCGGCGTCGCCACGCTGATGGCGTCCAGGGTCGGGTCGTCCAAGGCCTCCCGGACGTCGGCGACCCCCTTCACGTTCTTGGCGGCCTCTTTCCCCTCGAGCTTTTTCAGCGTCTTGGCGAGGACGTTGGCGTCCGGGTCGATGACGTAGGCGATCTCGACGTTGTCCTGGCCCATAAAGCCGGACAGGTGGGCGTTGCCGCGGCCGTTCAGGCCGGCGACGGCAATCCGCACGCGGTCGTTGGCCCCCTGAACCGCCCCGGAGGCCCGGGTGCCGGCGAGGATCAATCCGCCCCCGGCCGCGGCCGACGCGGCGAGGAAGGAGCGACGTTGCATCGAAGCGTGATCGGGCATCGCAGTGAGCAGAGTGTGCAGAAACGGCGGCGAGGACTCAGCCCCTGCAATCTAACGTCGCCGACAGGTTGGATCAACAACCGCCAATGTCTGCCCCCTCGGCGCCGTCGCGGGCGCGGCATTGCCTGCGGCGCACGAAAAACCGCACCGGGTCGCCCCGGTGCGGCGTCGAACGGTCCGGGATCAGGCCGGGGTTCAGAAGGCGTCTTCCACCACCTCGTTGCCGGCCCGGCTGCCCAGGGCGCCCCAGACGCCGTAGCGGGACTTCCCACGGGTCATGCGAGTGCCGTCCTGCTTGTAGTTGCCGCAGTCGATCGTGTCGCTGATGAACTTGACGGCGCCGTCCCCCAGCACGACCTGCACGCCGCCGGTGTGGTAGCTGCCGGCGGAGATGATGGAGTCGCCGGAGTCGTCGCCGCCCTCCATGCAGTTCGGGCCGTTCGGCGGCATCTGCGTGTTGAACCCGGAGTGCGGGGCGGCGCCGTCGGCCCAGCGACTGCCGCGGCTGAACAGCGTCACACTGGTGTTGTAATAGCCCGGGTTCTCCGGATCCTCGACGGCCTGCCAGCAGTTGACGTAGGGGTTGTTGTGGATCGCGTCGCCCTGGCTGCGGGCGACCCGCCCCTGGAAGGCGCCGTCGCCGGCGCTCCGGCCGATCTCCGCCATCAGCAAGGTGCTCGTGGTGCCGTCACGCATGTCGCGCATCCCGGTGCTGTTGGTGCGGGCGA
Coding sequences within:
- a CDS encoding Gfo/Idh/MocA family protein, with protein sequence MQRRSFLAASAAAGGGLILAGTRASGAVQGANDRVRIAVAGLNGRGNAHLSGFMGQDNVEIAYVIDPDANVLAKTLKKLEGKEAAKNVKGVADVREALDDPTLDAISVATPNHWHSLITIWACQAGKHVYVEKPMSHDIAEGRVAVEAQKKYGVVVQHGTQRRSDSGVAGLHEALHAGKLPRLKIAYGYCCKPRGSIGTAKPENPPKNLDWNLWQGPAVIDEYHDNLVHYDWHWFWETGNGDLNNQGTHQLDVARWAIDPDQTHPVRTTAVGGRFKWDDQGETPNTMFSVAEYPNGQMVMFDVRNVNYKGYEHQVYNEYYLEDGSRIVGEGNYKIYRPGSDKAEPLKIERGAVTPGGNWGSFIRAVRANDPNMANGNALEAHYGCVLGHVMNNSYRLGEPAPVEKIEFANSDATEHFERLHAIMRDGVGLADADTQYTVGPMLQFDPDTERFTGERAEEANRLLQDPQRKGFEIPAADAV